A single Streptomyces sannanensis DNA region contains:
- a CDS encoding ribbon-helix-helix domain-containing protein, producing the protein MAKTRVTFTIDPADAARLRRAAERAGITVSAYIEARVLASVEQDEAIRKTFRDADAATNAAYAAADAAIWPEPEPLTAQRKAELDSALDRFFDKMQRSA; encoded by the coding sequence GTGGCGAAGACCCGAGTGACTTTCACCATCGACCCGGCAGATGCCGCGAGGCTCCGCCGGGCCGCCGAGCGGGCCGGGATCACCGTGTCCGCGTACATCGAGGCAAGGGTGCTGGCCTCGGTCGAGCAGGATGAAGCCATAAGGAAGACGTTCCGTGACGCCGATGCTGCGACCAACGCCGCCTATGCGGCAGCCGATGCGGCGATCTGGCCGGAGCCGGAGCCTCTGACGGCGCAGCGGAAGGCAGAGCTGGACTCGGCGCTCGACCGGTTCTTCGACAAGATGCAGCGCTCCGCATGA